In Bacillota bacterium, a single genomic region encodes these proteins:
- a CDS encoding YIP1 family protein, with protein MSDGVFDWLYGVLAEPSEALRAVAARKPVGWALAVIVGTATLLAAAGVSQTNFAALTGATFDELARIELTVAVILSVAGCFVIVGLLHLVARLFGGRGSFPGLLSAMGFAQFPSLLWLPFMALARVDGPVAAGLSTVGFIGIAIWVAALCVVSLRETHGLSTGAAVGVCVFGAMIPVVAVAGLILLGIVLAGAIGAAWLGAF; from the coding sequence ATGTCTGACGGAGTCTTCGACTGGCTGTACGGGGTCCTCGCGGAACCGTCGGAGGCGCTTCGAGCGGTGGCAGCGAGAAAACCCGTCGGCTGGGCGCTCGCGGTCATCGTCGGGACCGCGACGCTCCTAGCCGCGGCGGGGGTCTCCCAGACCAACTTCGCCGCATTGACGGGGGCGACGTTCGACGAGTTAGCGCGCATCGAGCTTACCGTCGCCGTCATCCTTTCAGTCGCGGGCTGTTTCGTCATCGTCGGGCTTCTCCATCTCGTCGCTCGCCTCTTCGGGGGTCGAGGGAGCTTCCCAGGGCTTCTCTCTGCCATGGGATTCGCCCAGTTTCCCTCTTTGCTGTGGCTGCCTTTCATGGCGCTCGCGCGCGTCGACGGGCCGGTGGCGGCGGGCCTGTCGACCGTGGGGTTCATCGGGATCGCTATCTGGGTGGCGGCTCTGTGTGTAGTCTCTTTGCGGGAGACCCACGGGTTGTCGACCGGCGCCGCCGTCGGCGTGTGCGTGTTTGGCGCAATGATTCCGGTGGTGGCGGTGGCAGGGTTGATCCTCCTGGGGATCGTGCTTGCCGGCGCCATCGGCGCGGCGTGGCTCGGTGCATTCTGA
- a CDS encoding LemA family protein yields the protein MRRGCLFGIAGLVAIGFVVIAGFSWIMKTQRGLVGLQQGVLAQEGRYGAALETLSEKIKGLWAIEKDFLEHEKDTLTDVIRARAEAVDRAAQEFAAATTEGDPQKTVQAATQFREAAEGLALSVNVNALREAYPQLFSPPIVQQTMRGLEEAVNEIRTALDDWQVAIRNYNTFRSQWPQSFVGGMLGFPASYDYYEAEKARLDMDSLAPED from the coding sequence TTGAGAAGAGGATGCCTTTTCGGGATCGCGGGCTTGGTCGCCATCGGCTTTGTGGTGATTGCGGGATTCTCTTGGATCATGAAGACTCAGCGCGGCTTGGTCGGGTTACAGCAGGGCGTGTTGGCGCAGGAAGGACGATACGGCGCCGCACTCGAGACGTTGAGCGAGAAGATCAAAGGACTGTGGGCGATAGAGAAGGACTTCCTGGAACATGAGAAAGACACGCTCACTGACGTCATAAGGGCGCGCGCCGAGGCAGTGGATAGAGCTGCCCAAGAGTTCGCAGCGGCGACGACAGAGGGGGACCCTCAGAAGACGGTGCAGGCGGCGACGCAGTTCCGCGAAGCTGCGGAGGGCCTCGCTCTCTCGGTCAACGTGAACGCCCTGCGCGAGGCGTACCCTCAGCTTTTCTCGCCGCCCATAGTGCAGCAAACCATGAGAGGTCTGGAGGAAGCCGTCAACGAGATACGCACTGCCCTCGACGATTGGCAGGTAGCCATAAGGAACTACAACACCTTCAGGTCTCAGTGGCCGCAAAGCTTCGTGGGCGGGATGCTGGGCTTCCCTGCCTCGTACGACTACTACGAGGCGGAGAAGGCGAGGCTTGACATGGATTCCCTCGCGCCCGAAGACTGA
- a CDS encoding radical SAM protein codes for MAGRLRRFSRAPGMFHITIDPEGPGVIRLHLRRAGGPVVPAFARRPRNLLWINGSQLLLLDESNADIVQALMEVAQEGTRPGAEVSRQAWDEVKRETAGRVRTLYPRVPLAEVEEDIDYLYGLIVELARGACPKDRGVPGRVMTEMEWRAPARMDLMISSMGVSGCQNACAWCYAADMPAVRELDAESWKRVLDRLWNAGVPMVNFTGGEPTMRPDLVELVRYAEKFVTGLITNGRALARLASKLKAASLDYVQVSIESADPAVHESIVGSQGAWKETVAGIEAALGEGMYVSTNTTLTRSNAEGFPDLLRFLASRGVRYVGCNTLIPAGRGVGHPEALKTRDLASVLANAAAIAEGLGLEFNWFTPTCYNDLNPVAMGLGAKSCSACHTNMAVRPDGVVVPCQSWLHDEGLGNILTMPWKRIFDHPLARRIRAHGFAPSECKQCQHFSVCGGGCPLERLGANKSPQRPAAVARIIPEGRSNEGRSGDTSTSDATRDPARGGARNGAKSCARRGARRTEEAGDGRRSR; via the coding sequence TTGGCTGGAAGACTCCGCCGATTTTCCAGGGCGCCCGGGATGTTCCACATAACGATTGACCCGGAGGGGCCGGGCGTGATCCGCCTCCATCTCAGGCGCGCGGGCGGGCCGGTGGTGCCGGCCTTCGCAAGACGACCCAGAAACCTCTTGTGGATAAACGGCAGCCAGCTCCTGCTCCTGGACGAGAGCAACGCCGACATAGTGCAAGCTCTGATGGAGGTCGCGCAGGAGGGCACCAGACCGGGAGCGGAGGTGTCCAGGCAAGCCTGGGACGAGGTCAAACGCGAGACGGCTGGGCGAGTTCGCACGTTGTATCCGAGGGTGCCCCTTGCCGAGGTGGAAGAGGACATCGATTACTTATACGGGCTGATCGTCGAGCTTGCGCGAGGCGCGTGTCCGAAAGACCGCGGCGTTCCCGGTCGCGTGATGACGGAGATGGAGTGGCGGGCGCCCGCGCGCATGGATCTGATGATCTCGTCCATGGGCGTCTCAGGATGCCAGAACGCGTGCGCCTGGTGCTACGCTGCAGACATGCCGGCAGTTCGAGAACTCGATGCTGAGTCGTGGAAGCGCGTGCTCGATAGGTTGTGGAACGCTGGGGTCCCCATGGTGAACTTCACCGGGGGCGAGCCCACGATGAGGCCCGACCTTGTGGAGCTCGTGCGCTACGCCGAGAAGTTCGTGACGGGCCTCATCACCAACGGCAGGGCGCTGGCCAGGCTCGCATCGAAGCTCAAAGCGGCCAGCTTGGATTACGTGCAGGTCAGCATAGAATCCGCCGATCCCGCGGTGCACGAGTCCATCGTCGGCTCGCAAGGCGCATGGAAGGAAACGGTAGCAGGTATCGAGGCGGCCCTGGGCGAGGGCATGTACGTCTCAACCAACACGACGCTGACGAGATCCAACGCCGAGGGGTTTCCCGATCTCCTCAGATTCCTTGCGTCCAGAGGCGTGAGGTACGTCGGGTGCAACACGCTCATCCCTGCCGGACGTGGCGTAGGACATCCCGAAGCCCTGAAGACGCGCGACCTTGCGTCGGTGCTTGCAAACGCCGCAGCGATCGCGGAAGGGCTCGGTCTGGAGTTCAATTGGTTCACACCGACGTGCTACAATGACCTCAACCCCGTAGCGATGGGCCTCGGAGCGAAATCGTGCTCGGCGTGCCACACTAACATGGCCGTGAGGCCCGACGGGGTCGTCGTGCCATGCCAGTCGTGGCTCCACGACGAAGGTCTCGGGAACATTCTCACCATGCCGTGGAAGCGCATATTCGACCACCCGCTCGCCCGAAGGATCAGAGCGCACGGCTTCGCCCCGTCCGAGTGCAAGCAATGCCAGCACTTCTCGGTGTGCGGCGGCGGGTGTCCCTTGGAAAGGCTCGGCGCGAACAAGTCGCCGCAAAGGCCAGCCGCAGTGGCGCGCATCATCCCTGAAGGTCGCTCGAACGAGGGCCGCTCCGGGGATACAAGCACAAGTGACGCCACGCGAGACCCCGCCAGAGGCGGCGCAAGGAACGGCGCAAAGAGCTGCGCGCGACGCGGCGCACGGCGCACAGAGGAAGCCGGAGACGGGAGGCGGTCGAGATGA
- a CDS encoding TPM domain-containing protein: protein MTKTPLWAIAVMVLVCVAGAAAGPGGLPGAVASRAFAAEDTGTYRILNYIVTISPQPDGSWIADYSQEWRVTGGRIPWVTVGLPGHGYTILSGEGAAARVSRADFGSWSGVRVDLDREYSAGETFRFTFRVRQEGMGYRKGDAVTFVFIPGWYDRAVTERLEVRLDNPGDDADLLYASPEPSQKTGGEVVWTARLQPGERLKLTFAFSSDLFPDMQARRGPHAGGAGTADERADRAASAASAAVFVLIVIAVVLVLTMIILGAASRGGYTGRRGIYYGTYLPIPPVGRSAWGSRSGSSPTSGRQASSGPRKSGGGGGFGGRSIGCACVSCACACVSCACACACAGGGGAGCARKFDGAAPSSRGAAERLRGVSEPSSSGEIPRTDGLCASGGRVRILQFSSMVRVLLTAAMCVWLLSAAAGCRGGGLSTGPDARATVGSGAGARSPAASSGARPYDENVDVPAGDPPFPALDRYWVVDPDGLVGQEAVKAADQTLESLRSDGLAETVIVVQRGVRHPAEWSTHYGRWLMLGAREGPRQNNGLVFLIIPDARPEGGRVWYSVGRGLPRLTSSDLGPVVEEAASYANADDIDGAVVSIARNIDDIVRKVYGEGEH, encoded by the coding sequence ATGACGAAGACGCCACTCTGGGCGATCGCTGTGATGGTGCTGGTGTGCGTCGCCGGCGCCGCGGCCGGTCCCGGCGGTCTTCCAGGCGCCGTGGCGAGTCGTGCGTTCGCGGCCGAGGATACCGGCACATACCGGATACTCAACTACATCGTGACCATATCCCCGCAACCGGACGGAAGCTGGATAGCCGACTACTCCCAGGAATGGCGGGTGACCGGTGGCCGTATTCCGTGGGTCACCGTAGGACTTCCAGGTCACGGTTACACGATCCTTTCAGGGGAAGGAGCAGCAGCACGAGTATCTCGAGCGGACTTCGGCTCTTGGAGTGGGGTAAGGGTTGATCTAGACCGCGAGTACTCGGCGGGCGAGACCTTCAGGTTCACCTTCCGGGTGCGACAGGAGGGGATGGGCTACCGCAAGGGCGACGCCGTCACTTTCGTGTTCATTCCTGGCTGGTATGACCGCGCCGTGACGGAGCGACTGGAAGTGCGTCTCGACAACCCTGGCGATGATGCGGATCTCCTCTATGCCTCGCCGGAGCCCTCTCAGAAGACCGGTGGCGAAGTGGTCTGGACCGCTCGGCTTCAACCGGGCGAACGTCTCAAGCTGACTTTCGCTTTCTCTTCCGACCTCTTTCCAGACATGCAAGCAAGGCGCGGTCCACACGCAGGGGGAGCAGGGACGGCAGATGAGAGAGCCGATCGGGCAGCATCCGCTGCGTCGGCCGCGGTATTCGTCTTGATCGTCATCGCTGTGGTCCTGGTCCTCACCATGATCATCCTTGGCGCGGCCTCTCGCGGAGGATATACAGGTAGACGTGGGATATACTACGGCACCTACCTACCCATTCCTCCTGTGGGCCGGTCAGCGTGGGGGTCGAGGTCGGGATCCTCGCCGACGAGTGGAAGGCAGGCCTCCTCGGGACCTCGCAAGTCCGGCGGCGGTGGCGGGTTCGGGGGGCGCTCCATCGGATGTGCGTGCGTGTCATGCGCGTGCGCGTGCGTCTCTTGCGCGTGTGCGTGCGCGTGCGCGGGTGGAGGAGGGGCCGGCTGCGCCCGCAAGTTCGACGGCGCAGCCCCTTCGTCGCGGGGGGCGGCGGAACGCCTCCGGGGCGTGTCGGAGCCCTCGAGCTCGGGCGAGATCCCACGGACGGACGGCCTTTGCGCGAGCGGCGGAAGGGTGCGGATCCTGCAGTTCAGCTCCATGGTGCGCGTGCTCCTGACGGCCGCCATGTGCGTCTGGCTCCTTTCAGCCGCAGCGGGATGCCGCGGCGGGGGCTTGAGCACGGGTCCGGATGCGCGCGCGACCGTGGGCTCTGGTGCGGGCGCGAGGTCTCCAGCTGCGTCCTCAGGCGCGAGGCCGTACGATGAAAACGTCGACGTTCCTGCGGGCGATCCACCGTTTCCGGCCCTGGACCGATACTGGGTGGTCGACCCCGATGGCCTCGTGGGGCAGGAGGCGGTCAAGGCCGCTGACCAAACGCTTGAATCCCTGAGATCCGACGGCCTCGCGGAAACCGTGATAGTCGTGCAGCGCGGCGTGAGGCACCCCGCGGAATGGTCCACTCATTACGGGCGCTGGCTCATGCTGGGAGCACGTGAAGGTCCCCGACAAAACAACGGCCTCGTGTTTCTGATCATACCTGACGCCCGTCCCGAGGGGGGACGGGTTTGGTACAGCGTTGGGCGAGGACTGCCGCGCCTCACGTCTTCCGACCTCGGGCCGGTCGTGGAGGAAGCAGCCTCCTACGCGAACGCCGACGACATCGACGGGGCCGTGGTGTCCATCGCAAGAAACATCGACGACATAGTTCGGAAGGTCTACGGGGAGGGAGAGCATTGA
- the sppA gene encoding signal peptide peptidase SppA, whose translation MRKKVVVLGVVGLAVISLAVLLRMGPPSGEGDAASVRQGATGNRIAIAYLQGPIAEGRSYMSTTGTVTPRLVARYLEKLEADPSVRAAVIRIDSPGGSVAASQAIAGMIEEFSKPIVVSMGDIAASGGYYISAPADRIFAMPGTMTGSIGVITSVMDLHGLYEKLGIKDQIIKSGRHKDMYQRTLTPEERDLIQGLLDDAYEQFVTYVAVHRGLTVERVRELATGELFLGSRAVELGLVDAVGDLDDAVAAAAELAGVKSPTVYEVPPPIFVVDLWSLLGDVGALMDSLIMSPEERLLLRLRDDPLPELRY comes from the coding sequence GTGCGAAAGAAGGTCGTGGTCCTCGGCGTCGTCGGGCTGGCCGTCATCTCCCTGGCAGTGCTCCTTCGCATGGGGCCGCCGTCCGGAGAGGGCGACGCCGCGAGCGTCCGCCAAGGAGCTACCGGCAACAGGATCGCCATCGCTTACCTGCAGGGGCCCATCGCCGAAGGGCGCTCCTACATGTCCACCACCGGTACGGTAACGCCGAGGCTTGTGGCTAGGTACCTTGAGAAGCTCGAAGCAGACCCTTCGGTGAGGGCGGCCGTGATCAGAATAGACAGCCCGGGCGGCTCCGTGGCCGCGTCCCAGGCGATAGCCGGAATGATCGAGGAGTTCTCCAAACCGATCGTCGTGTCCATGGGGGATATCGCTGCCTCGGGCGGTTACTACATATCTGCTCCGGCGGACCGCATCTTCGCCATGCCCGGCACCATGACCGGATCCATCGGCGTGATAACGAGCGTGATGGATCTCCACGGACTGTACGAGAAGCTGGGCATAAAGGACCAGATAATCAAGTCCGGCCGTCACAAGGACATGTACCAGCGTACACTCACACCGGAGGAACGTGATCTCATTCAGGGTCTGCTGGACGACGCGTACGAGCAGTTCGTGACCTACGTTGCCGTTCATCGCGGCCTGACGGTGGAGAGAGTCCGGGAGCTTGCCACGGGCGAGCTGTTCTTGGGGAGCAGGGCGGTGGAGCTCGGGCTAGTGGACGCTGTGGGCGATCTTGACGACGCGGTGGCTGCGGCTGCGGAGCTGGCGGGCGTGAAGTCTCCGACGGTGTACGAGGTCCCTCCGCCCATCTTCGTCGTAGATCTCTGGAGCTTGCTCGGCGATGTGGGCGCTCTCATGGACAGTCTCATCATGAGCCCGGAGGAACGCCTCCTCTTGCGGCTGCGAGATGATCCCTTGCCGGAACTGCGTTACTAG